A genomic segment from Thermoanaerobacterales bacterium encodes:
- a CDS encoding acetyl-CoA hydrolase/transferase C-terminal domain-containing protein, with product MVWFKTPPLTDDKQFLRELYQAKRCTPEDAVKYIESEQNIVLPLGAGEPTVLLEAMTQRKADLRGVRIHQMLPMGGNGYRKPGMERHFRHVAWIANGTPRPGVPAGRSGLMFGYFHQYPSFLAENMDIDIFMGTVSPIDQHGFCSFGVAVDYTTTAARLAKKVLLVVNPNMPRTHGTSFIHIAQADCIVEDDSPLPDYAYDEPDEETKAIAAHVAEHIPDGATIALGLGPIPQAVGEALRDKHGLGVHCDFLTDAIADLVHAGAVTNRHKTIHPDKVICTSVIGSRRLYRFVDDNPLIEMHPVSYTNDPAIIARNIRMTAIYTAGEVDLLGQATAQAFGARRLVSGGQVDFARGCAMAPEGRFFLVLRSRNEKGQSAIVPQLSPDSVVCVGRHDIDAVATEYGVAFLKGRTLRQRAEALIAIAHPNYRDGLAQAAKKLGLTR from the coding sequence ATGGTCTGGTTTAAAACCCCCCCTCTCACGGACGACAAGCAGTTTTTAAGAGAACTCTATCAGGCTAAGAGGTGCACCCCCGAAGACGCTGTCAAGTATATCGAGTCGGAGCAGAATATCGTACTGCCGCTGGGCGCCGGTGAACCCACGGTCCTGCTGGAGGCAATGACCCAGCGCAAGGCGGACCTGCGCGGGGTGCGTATCCACCAAATGCTTCCCATGGGTGGGAACGGCTACCGTAAACCCGGCATGGAACGCCACTTCCGGCATGTCGCCTGGATAGCCAACGGGACGCCCCGCCCGGGCGTGCCGGCAGGACGATCGGGGCTGATGTTCGGCTACTTCCACCAGTATCCCTCTTTCCTGGCCGAAAATATGGATATCGATATCTTCATGGGCACCGTTTCACCCATCGACCAGCACGGTTTCTGCAGCTTCGGTGTGGCGGTGGACTACACAACCACCGCGGCGCGCCTGGCGAAGAAGGTACTGCTGGTGGTTAACCCCAATATGCCGCGGACCCATGGCACGAGCTTCATCCATATCGCCCAGGCCGATTGCATAGTAGAGGACGACAGTCCCCTCCCGGACTACGCCTACGATGAACCGGATGAAGAGACAAAGGCCATCGCCGCCCACGTCGCCGAACACATCCCCGACGGCGCGACCATAGCCCTCGGCCTCGGCCCCATTCCCCAGGCCGTCGGAGAGGCCCTCCGTGACAAGCACGGCCTCGGAGTGCACTGCGATTTTCTCACCGACGCCATCGCCGACTTGGTCCACGCCGGGGCGGTCACCAACCGTCATAAGACCATCCATCCGGATAAGGTCATCTGCACCTCCGTCATCGGCTCCCGTCGCCTGTACCGTTTCGTGGATGACAACCCGCTGATCGAAATGCACCCGGTTTCCTATACCAACGACCCGGCGATAATCGCGCGCAACATCCGGATGACGGCCATCTACACCGCAGGCGAGGTCGACCTTCTCGGCCAGGCAACGGCCCAGGCCTTCGGGGCGAGGCGGCTTGTCAGCGGTGGGCAGGTGGACTTCGCGCGCGGCTGTGCCATGGCGCCCGAGGGGCGGTTTTTCCTCGTCCTGCGTTCCCGCAACGAAAAGGGCCAGTCGGCCATTGTGCCCCAGCTCAGCCCGGACAGCGTCGTCTGCGTGGGGCGTCACGACATCGACGCGGTGGCGACCGAATACGGCGTGGCCTTCTTAAAGGGACGGACCCTCCGGCAGAGGGCCGAGGCCCTGATCGCCATCGCCCATCCGAACTATCGCGACGGGTTGGCGCAGGCCGCAAAGAAACTGGGGCTTACAAGATAG
- a CDS encoding sulfite exporter TauE/SafE family protein, with the protein MEIYLPIAGMPVNVFLIMGLGALVGVLSGLFGVGGGFLLTPLLLFVGIPPAVAAASDTNQIVAASSSGALAHKRLGNVDMKMGLIYLAGGILGGTFGAQLVKFLRGVGNYDLTMKLIYVVMLTLVGGFMFIEGLQTLRGKAAAKKEDAKPSAFKRFVDSLPFQTEFKTSGVRISILFPILLGFLVGALAALLGVGGGFITMPAMIYLLGMPTIVAIGTDLFQMVFTTINITIQQAVTNHTVDIVLAILLFCGSTIGAQVGARLSRRFKGEQLRVLLAVIVLSVMVKIVFDLVATPDSLIQFASGGGGH; encoded by the coding sequence ATGGAGATTTATCTGCCCATTGCGGGTATGCCGGTTAATGTTTTCCTCATCATGGGTCTAGGGGCGTTAGTCGGTGTCCTCTCCGGTTTGTTCGGCGTCGGCGGCGGTTTTCTGCTCACGCCCCTGCTGCTTTTCGTCGGTATTCCCCCGGCCGTGGCCGCGGCCTCGGACACGAACCAGATCGTCGCTGCTTCCTCGTCCGGTGCCCTGGCGCACAAACGCCTGGGCAACGTGGACATGAAAATGGGGCTTATCTACCTGGCAGGGGGTATCCTGGGCGGTACCTTCGGTGCGCAACTGGTGAAGTTCCTGCGCGGAGTCGGCAATTACGATCTCACGATGAAGCTTATCTACGTGGTAATGCTCACCCTCGTCGGCGGGTTTATGTTTATTGAAGGCCTGCAGACCCTGCGGGGCAAGGCTGCGGCCAAGAAGGAAGACGCCAAGCCCTCCGCTTTCAAGCGCTTTGTAGACTCCCTGCCTTTCCAGACGGAGTTTAAGACCAGCGGTGTACGGATCTCTATCCTTTTCCCCATCCTCCTCGGGTTCCTGGTCGGGGCCCTGGCTGCCCTGCTCGGCGTCGGCGGCGGCTTCATTACGATGCCGGCCATGATCTACCTCCTGGGCATGCCCACCATCGTGGCCATCGGCACCGACCTCTTCCAGATGGTTTTTACGACGATCAACATCACAATTCAGCAAGCCGTTACGAACCACACGGTGGATATCGTCCTGGCCATCCTGCTGTTCTGCGGTTCGACGATCGGAGCGCAGGTCGGCGCCCGCCTGTCGCGCCGGTTCAAGGGCGAGCAGTTGCGTGTGCTCCTGGCCGTCATCGTGCTCTCGGTGATGGTGAAGATCGTTTTTGACCTGGTGGCGACTCCCGACTCACTAATCCAGTTCGCTTCGGGGGGTGGCGGTCACTAA
- a CDS encoding TIGR02186 family protein has product MKRTARGLTAIVLTLLLVLGAGSWCFAAAAEVSLSSDVIEIGTGFAGSEVEVKGSVPGGSVVVVKVVAPEKKAALSRKGRVSGLWMTVEQATVSGMPGMYKVFTSGPVGDLPEGVQAELGLDKEFMSLKDAAQVTTKHEEETVAVPREQADVFLDGLIGLMAEKNLYTINEGAIKVNGESFAGTIDIPPDIPRGETRIEVYAVQNGAVIATADTTLKAEPVGLVRTLGNMAQHNAVSYGILAVLIALSAGITIAQFFKWLQKVIFKDEGVSAHH; this is encoded by the coding sequence ATGAAGAGGACGGCGCGCGGACTGACGGCTATCGTCCTGACCCTGCTGCTTGTTCTGGGGGCCGGAAGCTGGTGCTTCGCGGCCGCAGCCGAGGTCAGCCTGAGTTCGGATGTTATTGAGATCGGTACCGGTTTCGCGGGCAGCGAAGTGGAGGTCAAGGGCAGCGTCCCGGGTGGCAGTGTAGTGGTCGTGAAGGTGGTGGCGCCCGAGAAGAAGGCCGCTCTGAGCCGCAAAGGGCGGGTCAGCGGGCTCTGGATGACCGTCGAGCAGGCTACGGTCAGCGGCATGCCGGGCATGTACAAGGTCTTTACTTCCGGCCCGGTAGGGGACCTGCCGGAGGGGGTGCAGGCGGAACTGGGCCTGGATAAGGAGTTCATGTCGCTGAAAGATGCCGCTCAGGTTACAACGAAACACGAGGAGGAAACGGTCGCCGTACCCCGGGAGCAGGCCGACGTCTTCCTGGACGGCCTGATCGGGCTGATGGCCGAGAAGAATCTCTACACGATCAACGAAGGTGCCATTAAGGTTAACGGAGAGTCCTTTGCGGGAACCATCGACATCCCGCCTGATATCCCGCGCGGGGAGACCCGGATCGAGGTTTACGCCGTGCAGAACGGCGCCGTGATCGCCACTGCGGACACCACCCTCAAGGCCGAGCCCGTCGGCCTGGTGCGGACACTGGGTAACATGGCCCAGCATAACGCGGTCTCATACGGTATCCTGGCGGTCCTGATCGCCCTCTCCGCCGGGATCACTATCGCCCAGTTCTTCAAGTGGCTGCAGAAGGTCATCTTTAAGGACGAAGGCGTAAGCGCCCATCACTGA
- a CDS encoding DUF3243 domain-containing protein: protein MELETTWHKWKHFLGTMAKTAERIGLSDRTVEDASYHLGEFIARHFDPGNREQRLIKELWDEGNKEERRVLASLITRVAEKSIQDDNDRH, encoded by the coding sequence GTGGAACTTGAAACCACCTGGCACAAGTGGAAGCATTTCCTGGGCACGATGGCCAAAACCGCAGAAAGGATCGGCCTGAGCGACCGGACGGTCGAGGACGCGTCCTATCACCTGGGCGAGTTCATCGCCAGGCACTTCGACCCTGGGAACAGAGAGCAACGGCTGATCAAGGAACTGTGGGACGAAGGTAACAAGGAGGAGCGGCGGGTGCTGGCCTCTCTCATCACCCGTGTGGCCGAAAAGAGTATTCAAGACGATAACGACCGGCACTGA
- a CDS encoding cytochrome b/b6 domain-containing protein has translation MVKVKILRHPLPIRVFHWLLVPALATEIVTGLYLSNPLPHRWPVEMRRVRKAHLSVGFALGALYLGYLYALRKYPDLVPTAADLARLPRFLRYEAFLTHKKPQFFKYNPGQKLLYTLWLVLIPLLGSIGIILHSPHFFTRPVSLVGGLNRIRRLLYLGTVALTASIAVHIYFALTDSVCKLRSIFTGVYETALINRVRAWWGTLTAGGG, from the coding sequence ATGGTAAAGGTGAAGATTTTGCGCCATCCGCTCCCGATCCGGGTCTTCCACTGGCTGCTCGTCCCCGCCCTGGCCACCGAGATCGTGACCGGCCTCTACCTTTCCAACCCTCTCCCTCACCGCTGGCCGGTGGAAATGCGGCGCGTAAGAAAGGCCCACCTGTCCGTGGGCTTCGCGCTGGGCGCCCTCTACCTCGGCTACCTCTATGCCCTCCGCAAATACCCGGACCTCGTCCCGACGGCCGCCGACCTGGCGCGGCTGCCCCGGTTCCTGCGATACGAGGCCTTCTTAACGCATAAGAAACCACAGTTCTTCAAATACAACCCGGGACAGAAACTCTTGTATACCCTCTGGCTGGTTCTCATTCCCCTTTTGGGCTCCATTGGGATCATCCTCCACTCCCCGCATTTTTTCACCCGCCCGGTATCCTTGGTTGGGGGCCTCAACCGCATCCGCCGCCTGCTCTACCTGGGCACCGTTGCGCTCACCGCCAGCATTGCCGTCCATATCTATTTCGCCCTGACGGACAGCGTGTGCAAACTCAGGTCAATCTTCACCGGCGTCTATGAGACTGCTTTAATTAATAGAGTCCGGGCCTGGTGGGGGACATTAACGGCGGGAGGAGGTTAA
- a CDS encoding nickel-dependent hydrogenase large subunit, producing the protein MKIVISPMTRSIGPGQLEVTVEGGQVVDARCCGTFFRGFELIMRGRDPRDAPYLTQRICGICCASHAVAAAEALDDLAGIQPTPDGQLVRNLLLGVVTLQNQIRHFYFLGLPDWVQGPDMHPFKPQYTKDLRLPRALNSRLVEHYFGAGDVTRVINEMEVILGGKVPHQHGIIGGGATVIPRPDIILDLRSKLQRVNRFISEKYLPDAHALAEHYSDYFEIGRRPENMMTYGMFPRTPGARDYRFPGAALIEGRIEEVDVREISESVRHSFFSDQPENGWKALSDTKPDPGRKGAYSWVKAPRYRGRAVETGPLVRLWVSGRYRRGVSTMDRILARAIEAEIIGGLMQEWLEQLEPGQPVYRRYELPEEGEGLGISGVPRGGLLHRVRVRGGRIDRYQVITPSAWHFSPRDGEGRPGPIEEALLGTPVANPKQPVEIGRVVRAFDPCMACATHLLTPGGNVQRFII; encoded by the coding sequence ATGAAGATTGTGATTAGTCCGATGACCAGGTCCATCGGCCCGGGGCAACTGGAGGTTACGGTGGAAGGAGGGCAGGTGGTTGACGCCCGCTGCTGCGGCACGTTCTTCCGCGGCTTTGAGTTGATCATGCGGGGCCGCGACCCCCGGGACGCCCCCTACCTGACCCAGCGCATCTGCGGTATTTGTTGCGCCTCACACGCCGTGGCCGCGGCCGAGGCCCTTGACGACCTGGCCGGTATCCAGCCCACGCCCGACGGCCAGTTGGTCCGTAACCTGCTCCTGGGCGTGGTCACCCTGCAAAACCAGATCCGTCACTTCTACTTCCTCGGCCTGCCCGATTGGGTGCAGGGACCGGACATGCACCCCTTTAAACCTCAGTACACCAAGGATCTGCGGCTGCCCCGGGCCCTGAACAGCCGTTTGGTTGAGCACTACTTCGGCGCGGGGGACGTAACGCGGGTGATTAATGAAATGGAGGTGATCCTGGGGGGCAAGGTCCCCCACCAGCACGGCATCATCGGCGGCGGGGCCACCGTGATCCCCCGCCCGGACATCATCCTGGACCTGCGGTCCAAACTGCAACGGGTCAACCGCTTTATCAGCGAAAAGTACCTGCCCGACGCCCATGCCCTGGCCGAACACTACTCGGATTACTTTGAGATCGGCAGGCGCCCGGAGAACATGATGACTTACGGGATGTTCCCGCGCACTCCCGGCGCCCGGGACTATCGTTTTCCTGGAGCTGCGCTCATTGAAGGACGAATCGAAGAGGTCGATGTGCGCGAGATTTCGGAAAGCGTACGACACTCCTTTTTCAGTGACCAGCCGGAAAACGGTTGGAAAGCCCTTTCGGACACAAAACCGGACCCCGGCCGCAAAGGAGCTTACTCCTGGGTGAAAGCCCCGCGTTACCGCGGCCGGGCCGTGGAAACCGGGCCGCTGGTACGCCTCTGGGTCAGCGGCAGGTACCGCCGGGGGGTCTCCACTATGGACCGCATCCTGGCCCGGGCCATCGAGGCCGAAATCATCGGCGGGCTGATGCAGGAATGGCTTGAACAGCTGGAACCGGGCCAGCCGGTCTACCGAAGATATGAACTGCCGGAGGAAGGCGAGGGGTTGGGTATTTCCGGGGTGCCACGGGGAGGTCTTTTGCACCGGGTTCGGGTGCGCGGGGGACGGATCGATCGCTACCAGGTCATAACCCCCTCGGCCTGGCATTTCTCCCCGCGGGACGGTGAGGGCCGCCCCGGACCGATCGAGGAGGCCCTACTCGGTACCCCGGTGGCCAACCCGAAGCAGCCGGTGGAGATCGGTCGGGTGGTGCGCGCCTTCGACCCCTGCATGGCCTGCGCCACCCACCTCCTGACTCCGGGCGGCAACGTACAACGGTTCATTATCTGA